Proteins co-encoded in one Listeria ivanovii subsp. ivanovii genomic window:
- a CDS encoding NADPH-dependent FMN reductase has translation MKLVALSGSNVGSKTRTAMNYTVAELKTKYPDMEVILIDLADYKIDFSDGRNYLEYQGDTGFVTKKLMEADAIIIGTPIFQASIPGSLKNIFDLLPVNAFRNKVVSMLVTAGSAKHYLIAEYGLKPILAYMKAQIVPTYVFIEEKDFVRKEIVEDDVLFRIERLVEDTVLLTSTYTQLRLEQEAKYDF, from the coding sequence ATGAAATTAGTAGCATTATCAGGGTCTAACGTAGGTTCTAAAACAAGAACAGCGATGAATTATACCGTTGCAGAACTCAAAACAAAATACCCAGATATGGAAGTCATATTAATTGATCTTGCTGATTATAAAATAGATTTTAGTGATGGAAGAAATTATTTAGAATATCAAGGTGACACTGGTTTTGTAACCAAAAAGCTGATGGAGGCAGATGCGATTATCATTGGAACCCCAATTTTTCAAGCTTCCATTCCAGGTTCACTCAAAAATATATTTGACCTGCTTCCAGTAAATGCATTTCGGAATAAAGTGGTGAGTATGCTTGTGACAGCAGGATCCGCGAAACATTACCTTATTGCTGAATATGGATTAAAGCCCATTTTAGCATATATGAAGGCTCAAATTGTTCCGACGTATGTCTTCATTGAGGAAAAAGACTTTGTGAGAAAAGAAATTGTAGAAGATGATGTGCTATTTCGAATCGAGCGCTTAGTAGAAGATACCGTTCTTTTGACAAGTACTTATACGCAATTAAGATTAGAACAAGAAGCTAAATATGATTTTTAG
- a CDS encoding LLM class flavin-dependent oxidoreductase: protein MNNYRINDKNGMEFGLYTLGDHMPNPQTGERISAQQRLKEIIETATLAEQAGIDFYSVGESHQEYFVTQAHAVVLAAIAQATEKIKVASSATILSTSDPVRVFENFATLDLISNGRAELIAGRASRIGLFDLLGYDLQDYEALFEEKFDLLLQISRQERVNWHGKFRAPLNDAQILPRPLNSSMPIWRAVGGPPASAIKAGIAGVPMSIATLGGPASIFKRSIDAYREAANRSGYDASELPVAVTGLFYVAETTQLAQREVYPHINEGMKLSNGSGFPKQTFAQGASVKDVLNVGSPQQIIEKILYQHELFGHQRYMAQLDFGGVPFHKIMENIELIGNEILPAVKKYTAK from the coding sequence ATGAATAATTATCGTATAAATGATAAAAATGGCATGGAATTTGGTTTGTATACTCTTGGCGATCATATGCCAAACCCGCAGACAGGAGAAAGAATTTCGGCACAGCAACGTTTAAAAGAAATTATCGAAACCGCAACTTTGGCAGAACAAGCAGGAATTGATTTTTATAGCGTTGGGGAAAGCCATCAAGAATATTTCGTAACGCAAGCTCATGCAGTTGTTCTGGCAGCAATCGCACAAGCAACAGAAAAAATAAAAGTGGCTAGTTCCGCCACTATCCTTAGCACATCAGATCCAGTACGTGTTTTTGAAAACTTCGCCACACTAGATTTAATTTCCAATGGACGGGCGGAATTGATTGCAGGGCGTGCATCTCGAATTGGTTTGTTTGATTTACTGGGTTATGACTTGCAAGATTATGAAGCACTTTTTGAAGAAAAATTTGATTTATTACTACAAATCAGTAGACAAGAACGAGTTAATTGGCATGGGAAGTTTCGTGCGCCGCTTAATGATGCGCAAATTTTACCTCGTCCATTAAATAGTTCTATGCCAATTTGGCGGGCTGTTGGTGGACCGCCAGCGAGCGCTATTAAGGCTGGTATTGCAGGTGTTCCAATGTCAATCGCTACCCTTGGTGGCCCAGCAAGTATTTTTAAACGCTCAATTGATGCTTACCGAGAGGCAGCGAATCGAAGTGGTTATGATGCAAGTGAGCTTCCAGTTGCAGTTACAGGTTTATTCTATGTGGCTGAAACAACTCAGCTTGCACAACGAGAAGTTTATCCTCATATTAATGAAGGCATGAAACTAAGCAATGGTTCTGGGTTTCCAAAGCAAACCTTCGCACAAGGAGCTAGTGTGAAAGATGTCTTAAACGTTGGGAGTCCGCAACAAATCATTGAAAAAATTCTTTATCAACATGAACTTTTCGGACATCAACGTTATATGGCTCAACTTGATTTTGGTGGCGTTCCTTTTCATAAAATAATGGAAAATATCGAACTAATAGGAAATGAAATTCTTCCTGCAGTAAAAAAATATACAGCTAAATAA
- a CDS encoding MBL fold metallo-hydrolase has translation MTKKLVICISIIALFLGGCSFSDQSENTSNVTEKTLTGAEFQFFDVGQGDSTLIQSEDGTTILIDTGRQDDDRILTYLKEAKVEKIDLLLLTHPHADHIGNADKVIATYKPKEIWMDGLTFSSSIYEKVIDAALASDATYKEPRRGDKASFGPFDLTVLSPDKLENDANNDSIAVKISYKDISAIFTGDAEKGREKEMAESGANLEADILDLGHHGSSTSNQPFFLDKVNPQVAVYSAELANSYGHPHIEVLEWLKDRDIQTYGTDVNGTVTIETDGEKIHVQTEKDGTPKPGSSYNKENSTQKTEDATSEELPETININTASSEELELLPLIGPALAEKIIAERPYQSIEDLKKINGIGDGIVRQIKEQGIAVTK, from the coding sequence ATGACAAAGAAATTAGTAATATGTATCAGTATAATCGCGTTATTTTTAGGCGGTTGCAGTTTTTCAGATCAATCAGAAAATACGTCTAATGTGACAGAAAAAACATTAACAGGAGCAGAATTCCAGTTTTTTGATGTTGGACAGGGTGATAGTACACTTATTCAGTCAGAAGATGGAACTACTATCCTGATTGATACAGGCAGACAAGATGATGACCGAATTTTAACCTATTTAAAAGAAGCGAAAGTGGAGAAGATAGACTTATTGTTGCTGACACACCCACATGCAGACCATATTGGCAATGCAGATAAAGTAATTGCTACATATAAACCAAAAGAAATCTGGATGGACGGACTGACTTTTTCCAGTAGTATTTACGAAAAGGTCATTGACGCGGCACTTGCTTCTGATGCGACTTATAAAGAACCAAGACGCGGTGATAAAGCTTCATTTGGCCCATTTGATTTGACAGTCCTCAGTCCGGACAAATTAGAAAATGATGCTAACAATGATTCGATAGCGGTGAAAATATCTTATAAAGACATTTCAGCTATTTTCACTGGAGATGCGGAAAAAGGGCGTGAAAAAGAAATGGCCGAGAGTGGTGCTAATTTGGAAGCCGATATTTTGGATTTAGGGCATCATGGTTCCTCTACATCTAATCAGCCTTTTTTCTTAGATAAAGTAAATCCGCAAGTGGCTGTTTATTCTGCAGAACTTGCGAACAGTTATGGTCACCCACACATAGAGGTACTAGAATGGCTAAAAGATCGTGATATCCAAACATATGGAACCGATGTAAATGGCACTGTTACAATCGAAACAGATGGTGAAAAGATCCATGTGCAAACTGAAAAAGATGGGACACCCAAACCTGGGAGTAGCTACAACAAAGAAAATAGTACGCAAAAAACTGAAGACGCAACTTCCGAAGAATTACCAGAAACAATCAATATTAATACGGCCTCTAGCGAAGAACTGGAACTATTACCACTTATTGGCCCTGCACTTGCAGAGAAAATTATCGCGGAACGCCCCTATCAATCAATTGAGGACTTGAAAAAAATTAACGGCATTGGCGATGGAATCGTGCGACAAATAAAAGAACAAGGCATTGCCGTCACAAAGTAG
- a CDS encoding alpha/beta fold hydrolase, whose translation MLKRVFFSIILPLGCLVGAIFILLTINTSYPKAANDSIPTIFIHGYRGTDRSLHGMIRRLDQKYDWGTETLTVNVSPDGNISTTGTYDKSAKNPLINIVFEDNRATLPQQSMWTKKVMSYLQQNYGIKKFNAVGHSMGGGAWVAYLASYEKNKSYPQVNKIVFLAVPFYPEEYVNGDQQVDIKNANNVHAKFAEKMAKVLPTNTEIMIIGGNLEDGSNSDGEVKLDSVLYGQKLFTHQKVITHVIKGPQATHSSMHESTVVDKYVGDFLWGQK comes from the coding sequence ATGCTAAAGCGTGTGTTCTTCTCCATTATCTTACCATTAGGCTGTTTAGTTGGAGCAATATTCATACTACTCACTATCAATACTTCTTATCCAAAAGCAGCGAATGATTCCATTCCAACCATTTTTATTCATGGTTACCGAGGAACAGACCGCTCACTTCACGGAATGATACGGCGCTTAGATCAAAAATATGACTGGGGCACTGAAACATTAACGGTAAATGTGAGTCCAGATGGCAATATTTCTACTACAGGAACTTATGATAAATCAGCTAAAAACCCGCTTATAAATATTGTCTTTGAGGATAATCGTGCCACTTTGCCTCAACAATCGATGTGGACAAAAAAAGTCATGTCCTATTTACAACAAAACTACGGGATCAAAAAGTTTAATGCAGTCGGGCACTCAATGGGCGGTGGTGCTTGGGTTGCCTACTTAGCAAGTTATGAGAAAAATAAATCCTATCCGCAAGTAAATAAAATTGTTTTTCTAGCCGTACCATTTTATCCAGAAGAGTATGTTAACGGTGATCAACAAGTAGATATTAAAAATGCTAATAATGTTCATGCAAAATTCGCTGAAAAAATGGCCAAAGTTTTACCAACAAATACGGAAATTATGATTATTGGCGGTAACTTGGAAGATGGTTCGAATAGTGACGGTGAAGTAAAATTAGACAGTGTGTTATATGGGCAAAAATTATTTACCCACCAAAAAGTGATTACTCATGTGATTAAAGGTCCCCAAGCAACCCACAGTAGCATGCATGAATCAACGGTTGTAGATAAATATGTAGGCGATTTTTTATGGGGACAGAAATAA
- a CDS encoding alpha/beta hydrolase produces the protein MKKFIISIMLLTVIITGFGVIFLHFEPTKKTINTDTRTAEAKKKDTTAKETKPVSEIAVPTLFVHGYSGTANSLGGMIDRFASDGSVTKSLVMTVAADGKVSTTGTYDKFSHNPTIQVIFEDNKSSMVNQTLWIENVMKELKNNYHIEKVNALGHSMGGVSLTNYIEKIGNDKTYPVLEKLVLIGAPLNGLVIGDDGVTAYDLTDDGPKQSSERYSEFMKNKQNIPSNLQVLNIAGDTLDGTKSDGSVSVASALSGKFIFENQVASYEEKIFTGKNAAHSKLHENNDVDTKVANFLWETEKVD, from the coding sequence ATGAAAAAATTTATTATCAGCATTATGCTGCTTACCGTTATTATTACAGGATTCGGTGTGATTTTCCTTCACTTCGAACCGACTAAAAAAACTATAAATACCGATACAAGAACTGCTGAAGCAAAGAAAAAAGATACGACTGCTAAAGAAACGAAACCTGTATCAGAAATAGCAGTTCCAACGCTTTTTGTTCACGGGTATTCAGGAACAGCGAATTCACTTGGAGGAATGATTGATCGTTTTGCAAGTGATGGTTCCGTAACAAAATCACTTGTTATGACTGTGGCTGCTGATGGTAAAGTATCTACAACTGGGACTTATGATAAATTCAGCCATAATCCGACCATTCAAGTCATTTTTGAAGATAATAAAAGTTCCATGGTCAACCAAACTTTATGGATAGAAAATGTTATGAAAGAACTTAAAAATAATTATCACATTGAAAAAGTGAATGCGCTCGGTCATTCCATGGGTGGCGTTAGCTTAACAAACTATATTGAAAAAATAGGTAATGACAAAACTTACCCAGTTCTTGAAAAATTAGTTTTAATCGGTGCACCACTTAATGGCCTGGTTATTGGTGACGACGGTGTTACAGCTTATGACTTAACGGATGATGGACCAAAACAATCTTCTGAACGCTACAGTGAATTCATGAAAAACAAACAAAATATCCCTTCTAATTTACAAGTATTAAATATAGCTGGCGACACATTGGATGGTACTAAAAGTGATGGAAGTGTTTCTGTTGCTAGCGCCCTTTCAGGTAAATTTATTTTTGAAAACCAAGTAGCAAGTTACGAGGAAAAAATTTTTACTGGTAAAAATGCTGCACATAGCAAGCTCCATGAAAATAATGATGTCGATACAAAAGTAGCAAATTTTTTATGGGAAACAGAAAAAGTAGACTAA
- a CDS encoding DUF3006 domain-containing protein — translation MKKAILDRIEEGRAVFLLEPDNTEWVVEQTSLDEAIKEGDVVIISGTNEITKQPQETEAMKKRIAEKLEKLRGKN, via the coding sequence TTGAAAAAAGCGATTTTAGATAGAATTGAGGAGGGGAGAGCAGTTTTTCTGCTAGAGCCAGATAATACGGAATGGGTAGTAGAACAAACAAGTCTGGATGAGGCAATAAAAGAAGGGGATGTAGTCATTATTTCCGGTACAAATGAAATAACAAAACAACCCCAAGAAACAGAAGCTATGAAAAAACGTATTGCTGAAAAACTAGAAAAACTCCGTGGGAAAAACTGA
- a CDS encoding PspA/IM30 family protein, which produces MANLFEKMKQWNKEVSEKIEKREEKRRNSVSYYMDKTKQEMKDAERMVEKQRELKSLFYKEYKEMEVYVEKRRHQANIAKEAGETKLADFALEEVAQYEEQLQATKAHYEQASEQLEKLELRMHEMRLKWKNLKTQHLAEMAEKNATETSEKMDKVIHDMSWGSVSDYHEAQKQRDLAEEAEKKADMSKELSQSFDDLMDELEKKTKKSKEVIKDKAQNFTTMVDEIIEREKQNFKKTERASMEDQLNELEKEAAKEEPKKEEKEVLIPELEKKDETKEDDK; this is translated from the coding sequence ATGGCAAACCTTTTTGAAAAAATGAAACAATGGAATAAAGAAGTCAGTGAAAAAATTGAGAAACGTGAAGAAAAACGTCGTAATTCAGTAAGTTACTATATGGATAAAACCAAACAAGAAATGAAAGATGCAGAACGTATGGTGGAAAAACAACGTGAATTAAAATCTCTTTTCTATAAAGAATATAAAGAAATGGAAGTTTATGTTGAAAAACGCCGTCACCAAGCTAACATTGCGAAAGAAGCTGGTGAAACAAAACTTGCTGATTTTGCTTTAGAAGAAGTGGCGCAATATGAAGAACAACTACAAGCAACCAAAGCTCACTACGAACAAGCATCTGAACAACTTGAAAAACTAGAACTTCGTATGCACGAAATGAGATTAAAATGGAAAAATCTTAAAACACAACATTTAGCTGAAATGGCTGAAAAGAATGCCACTGAAACTTCCGAAAAAATGGATAAAGTTATCCATGATATGAGCTGGGGTAGTGTGAGTGATTACCATGAAGCACAAAAACAACGCGACTTAGCAGAAGAGGCCGAGAAAAAAGCAGACATGAGTAAAGAACTCTCCCAATCATTTGACGATTTAATGGATGAATTAGAAAAGAAAACGAAGAAAAGTAAAGAAGTTATCAAAGATAAAGCGCAAAACTTTACTACAATGGTAGATGAAATTATTGAACGTGAAAAACAAAATTTCAAAAAAACAGAAAGAGCCTCTATGGAAGATCAATTGAATGAACTTGAAAAAGAAGCAGCAAAAGAAGAACCTAAAAAAGAAGAAAAAGAAGTGCTTATCCCAGAATTAGAAAAGAAAGACGAAACGAAAGAAGACGATAAGTAA
- a CDS encoding CynX/NimT family MFS transporter, which translates to MNVDLTKEKILTRPSKVMLIIGIILIAANLRTPITSVGPLMGMIQSDLHLTNAMAGLLTTIPLLAFAGLSPFVSKLSRSLGIEVLLFIALLTLVIGSFLRPFGGMGNLFVGTFLIGLAIAVGNVLLPSLIKKEFPFKLGLMTGVYSISMNLCSAIAAGLTVPIAMNNPFSWRGSMIFWAFLGVLAFIIWLPQLKYNQKNTVKIAAHLVTTSVWKAPLAWKISLFMGSQSAIYYISIAWLPNILAEQGLSSTSSGLMLSLMQFAVMPVTFIIPIIAGRMKNQQLLVGISISLFLIGILGIMFANGNLFILSLVIILYGIGSGMSFSLSMMFFNLRTTSATESADLSGMAQSIGYLFAASGPILFGILHDLLGSWQPTLFVLIGISLLMLYCGLDAGRNKFLFSKKK; encoded by the coding sequence ATGAATGTAGATTTAACGAAAGAAAAAATCCTTACTCGTCCAAGTAAGGTAATGCTTATTATTGGGATTATTTTAATTGCTGCAAATTTACGAACACCTATTACCTCTGTTGGCCCACTAATGGGAATGATTCAATCTGATTTACATTTGACTAATGCGATGGCCGGACTGCTTACAACTATCCCACTTCTGGCATTTGCTGGTTTATCACCGTTTGTTTCTAAACTTAGTCGCTCTTTAGGAATCGAAGTATTGCTTTTTATTGCCCTTTTAACACTAGTTATCGGCAGTTTTCTTCGTCCCTTTGGAGGAATGGGAAACTTATTTGTGGGTACTTTTTTAATCGGACTAGCGATTGCGGTTGGGAATGTACTTTTACCTAGTTTAATAAAAAAAGAATTTCCATTTAAATTGGGACTAATGACCGGGGTTTATTCGATTTCGATGAATTTGTGTTCGGCGATTGCGGCTGGATTAACGGTGCCGATTGCAATGAATAATCCATTTAGTTGGAGAGGAAGTATGATTTTCTGGGCATTTTTAGGCGTTTTGGCATTCATTATTTGGCTGCCTCAATTGAAATATAATCAGAAAAATACGGTAAAAATAGCAGCTCATTTAGTGACAACTTCTGTCTGGAAAGCACCACTCGCATGGAAAATTTCGCTGTTTATGGGTTCTCAGTCAGCGATTTATTATATTTCGATTGCTTGGTTGCCTAATATTTTAGCAGAACAAGGTTTATCAAGTACTTCTAGTGGATTAATGTTGTCGTTGATGCAATTTGCTGTCATGCCTGTTACTTTCATTATTCCGATTATTGCTGGACGAATGAAAAATCAACAGTTACTTGTCGGAATTTCTATTTCCCTATTTCTCATTGGGATTTTGGGGATTATGTTTGCGAATGGGAACTTATTTATTTTGTCGCTAGTTATTATTTTATATGGTATTGGTTCGGGGATGTCATTCAGTCTTTCGATGATGTTCTTCAATTTGCGAACAACAAGCGCTACTGAATCAGCAGATTTGTCAGGAATGGCACAATCGATTGGTTATTTATTTGCTGCTTCCGGTCCGATTCTGTTCGGAATTTTGCACGATTTACTAGGTAGCTGGCAACCAACCTTATTTGTGCTAATCGGTATTTCCCTATTAATGCTGTATTGCGGCCTAGATGCTGGTCGAAATAAATTCTTATTCTCCAAGAAAAAATAA
- a CDS encoding HesB/YadR/YfhF family protein codes for MNIEVTDQANKWFHDEFNVANGNGIRLFAKYGGSNSSLHPGFSIGLTAEKPQEAAVSEKKEDLVFFIEDHDYWYFKDHDWKIDYEPKTEEVSFSFKEK; via the coding sequence ATGAATATCGAGGTAACGGACCAAGCAAATAAATGGTTCCATGATGAATTTAATGTAGCAAATGGCAATGGAATCCGACTTTTCGCCAAGTATGGTGGTTCAAATAGCTCCTTACACCCTGGTTTCTCCATTGGTTTAACCGCCGAAAAGCCGCAAGAAGCAGCAGTTTCAGAGAAAAAGGAAGATTTAGTTTTCTTCATTGAAGACCATGATTATTGGTACTTTAAAGATCATGATTGGAAAATTGACTATGAACCAAAAACCGAAGAAGTCTCATTTTCTTTTAAAGAAAAGTAA
- a CDS encoding FadR/GntR family transcriptional regulator has protein sequence MVEKLERKSLAEQVYEQIKGEITNGTWEIGERIPKEADLMSQFGVSRNTLREAIRALAHIGLLETKQGDGTFVRNDSELKAILQKRMQESSVQEILEIRHALDREAVILACTRRTEHDLQEMNKFMQLCLDASTKKDLSMFVTADASLHLAIVKAAHNKLLLDMYANILEDIQFSITSTTEINPSENKHHGHTALIAAITERNKESAAHEVTEYITYFQQVATKNGAKK, from the coding sequence ATGGTAGAAAAATTAGAACGAAAATCGCTTGCTGAACAAGTTTATGAGCAAATTAAAGGCGAAATTACCAATGGGACATGGGAAATTGGCGAACGTATTCCTAAAGAAGCTGATTTAATGTCTCAATTTGGTGTTAGTCGAAATACGCTTCGTGAAGCTATTCGCGCCCTTGCTCATATTGGACTACTGGAAACCAAACAAGGCGATGGCACTTTCGTCAGGAATGATAGTGAACTTAAGGCCATTTTGCAAAAACGTATGCAGGAATCTTCTGTGCAAGAAATACTGGAAATCAGGCATGCGCTTGATCGAGAGGCTGTTATTTTAGCCTGCACACGTCGTACAGAACACGATTTACAAGAGATGAACAAATTTATGCAACTCTGCCTAGATGCAAGCACTAAAAAAGATCTCTCTATGTTTGTAACAGCTGATGCTTCTTTACATTTAGCGATTGTAAAAGCAGCTCATAATAAATTACTACTTGATATGTATGCAAATATTTTGGAAGATATCCAGTTTTCGATTACGAGTACTACAGAGATTAATCCGAGCGAAAATAAACATCATGGTCATACGGCACTTATAGCAGCTATAACAGAACGAAATAAGGAAAGTGCAGCACATGAAGTAACGGAATATATTACCTACTTCCAACAAGTTGCTACAAAGAATGGAGCAAAAAAATGA
- a CDS encoding winged helix-turn-helix transcriptional regulator has product MELKPELCRVDDALGIIVGKWKPIILLILLQDGTKRFSELKRRVPGITQKMLTNQLRELEKEDIIIRKVYPEVPPKVEYSISEYGKSLEPILTAMHDWGTNHTMRKNKATAE; this is encoded by the coding sequence TTGGAATTAAAACCAGAATTATGCCGTGTGGATGATGCACTTGGAATCATTGTGGGTAAATGGAAACCGATTATTTTACTCATTTTACTACAAGACGGAACGAAGCGATTTAGTGAATTAAAACGTCGTGTTCCTGGTATTACGCAAAAAATGTTAACCAATCAATTACGCGAACTGGAAAAAGAGGATATAATCATTCGCAAAGTCTATCCAGAAGTTCCTCCAAAAGTGGAATATTCTATTTCAGAATACGGTAAAAGCTTGGAACCAATTCTAACTGCAATGCATGATTGGGGAACAAATCATACCATGCGCAAAAATAAAGCTACAGCAGAATAA
- a CDS encoding DUF4064 domain-containing protein: protein MIKRTGEIVLAIIGLVFSVLMQAAIATIGFLMVNGSNAKDGLTTYYNNYYQTMTEWEIPKNDIPDADRVLDFVHTLSWVALSGGIITLALGIAGIFYIINNKKPVFSGFAFLAAGIVTLVSTILIGFFPALLLVIAAMLCFIRKPKNSFSGF, encoded by the coding sequence ATGATTAAACGAACAGGTGAAATAGTACTCGCTATTATCGGTCTTGTTTTTAGTGTATTAATGCAAGCAGCTATTGCTACTATAGGTTTTTTAATGGTAAATGGTTCTAACGCCAAAGATGGATTAACTACGTATTATAATAATTACTACCAAACAATGACAGAATGGGAAATCCCCAAAAATGATATTCCCGATGCTGACCGGGTTTTGGATTTTGTACATACATTGTCTTGGGTAGCTTTGTCAGGTGGGATAATTACTTTAGCACTTGGTATTGCTGGCATTTTCTACATTATTAATAATAAAAAACCAGTATTTTCTGGATTTGCATTTTTAGCAGCGGGAATTGTAACATTGGTCTCAACCATATTGATTGGTTTTTTCCCAGCACTGCTATTGGTGATTGCCGCAATGCTTTGTTTTATCCGTAAACCAAAGAATAGCTTTTCGGGATTTTAA
- a CDS encoding AI-2E family transporter gives MNWLERLKENNTARRVLVFVLIGIVLYLLRSMIDLILLTFIFAFLVTRLENVILKRVRIPRKLIVIVLYTLVAVFLYIAIVHFLPILIDQISQLVNSLVKIYNNPSDNTVVKWVVGFLKESNIQKYLQTGVDFIIASLSGIGSVGLSFFLALILSLFFSLEKERVTSFTGQFLTSKVGFIFKEAAFFGKKFVATFGVVLEAQLMIALVNTIITTIALYLMDFPQLLSLSIMVFVLGLIPVAGVIISCVPLVLIAYTVGGFQDVFYILLTVVIVHAIETYILNPKLMSSKTNLPVFYTFIVLIFSETFFGVWGLIVGIPVFVFLLDILDVRNAEDKEKRTIFGRKKKVD, from the coding sequence ATGAATTGGTTAGAAAGATTAAAAGAGAATAACACGGCAAGGCGGGTGTTAGTGTTTGTCCTGATTGGGATTGTGCTCTATTTACTAAGAAGCATGATTGATTTAATATTGTTAACATTTATTTTTGCTTTTTTAGTTACTCGATTAGAGAATGTTATTTTAAAAAGAGTTCGAATACCGAGAAAGTTAATCGTGATTGTCTTGTACACACTAGTCGCGGTATTTTTATATATCGCTATCGTGCATTTTTTACCAATACTAATAGACCAAATCTCTCAGTTAGTGAATTCATTAGTAAAAATCTATAATAACCCAAGTGATAATACAGTTGTAAAATGGGTTGTTGGATTTTTGAAAGAATCCAATATTCAAAAGTACTTACAAACTGGAGTTGATTTTATCATTGCCTCGCTTTCGGGGATTGGTTCCGTTGGCTTATCTTTCTTTTTAGCACTAATTCTTAGTTTGTTTTTCTCACTCGAAAAAGAACGGGTTACTTCTTTTACAGGTCAATTTTTAACGAGTAAAGTTGGATTTATTTTCAAAGAAGCTGCTTTTTTTGGAAAGAAATTTGTTGCAACTTTTGGTGTTGTACTAGAGGCTCAATTGATGATTGCCCTCGTAAATACGATTATTACAACGATTGCGTTATATTTAATGGATTTCCCGCAATTACTTAGTTTGTCGATAATGGTCTTTGTGTTAGGGTTGATTCCAGTAGCAGGGGTAATTATTTCCTGTGTGCCCCTTGTACTCATTGCATATACAGTTGGCGGATTCCAAGATGTATTTTATATTCTTCTAACAGTCGTTATTGTCCATGCAATCGAAACGTATATTTTAAATCCAAAGTTAATGTCATCAAAAACAAACCTGCCTGTTTTCTATACCTTTATTGTTTTGATTTTTTCGGAAACATTTTTCGGTGTATGGGGACTGATTGTTGGGATTCCAGTATTTGTATTCTTACTAGATATTTTGGATGTGAGAAATGCAGAAGATAAAGAAAAACGAACGATATTTGGACGTAAGAAAAAAGTAGATTAA